ATCGTAGTGTACAGCAATTCGAGGTTGCGCTTGATTTTGCCCACCTACAAAGCAGATGAAGTTGTCGTAAGCCGTGAGAAAGTTTCGGATTTTAAAACGTGGATTAGTTAACCTGTAATGTAAAATTTCAGGATTAGTTTTAACATTAAGTACGTCTTTTACGCAATGCCATGTCGCGGAAAAATTGTATTTTACCTTCAGGGAAGGGGTGGTTGCGGTCCCTAAGAAATTCCAGCTGATTTCCATTACGCAAAATCCACACCATTTGTTAAAGTTTCTTATTTTCTTGAGATTTCCCATCTGACCACTTAAAAAAAAGCTGTTTCGCTTTAAACTAGCGCGTTTAGAACGGCGGTTTAAAACGAAACAGCAATGGTTGTGTTGTGTGCGGTTTAGTCGAACAAGGATTTTATCTCTTTCTCGGTTTTTCCTAATTTCTGTTGCAATTTTCCCCACATTTCCTGCTCTTTACCTTCCTCATACAACAAATCGTCGTCGGTCAGGTCGGCAAATTTCTGTTTGAGTTTTCCTTTAAACTCTTCCCAGTTTCCTTTAATTTCTGTCGAATTTGGCATAGCTTTTGTTTTTTGTAACTAAATAATTTCTTTTTCAGTTACAAAAATGGGTTTAAAAGCCCTGAATCCTGTTACGGAATTTTTTGCGATTGTTACAATATATTTTTTGAGTGTTTCGCTTCCGCAGATTCCATGCAGAGGTAAAATTGCAATCCGAA
This genomic stretch from Flavobacterium pallidum harbors:
- a CDS encoding CsbD family protein codes for the protein MPNSTEIKGNWEEFKGKLKQKFADLTDDDLLYEEGKEQEMWGKLQQKLGKTEKEIKSLFD